The Ramlibacter sp. PS4R-6 nucleotide sequence GGCCCACTGGCAATCGACGACCTTGTGGAAGTAGGCCGGGCTCGCGTTTTCTGTGCGCTGCAAGCTGTTGTCTCCTTGGCGCGGGACCGGGGCGTCATGGGCCCCGCGAGGCAGTCTAAGGCCTGCGCGCAAAGAGGCGCTGCTAGGGTTTTACCCCGTGGCTTCTCAGCTCCACGTCAGGGCCAGGCGCTCGAAGGCCGAAATCACTTCCGGCGGCGCCTGCACCAGCTCGATCAGCACACCCTCGCCGCCGACCGGGCTCTCCTCGCTGCCTTTCGGGTGCACAAAGCAGATGTCGAAGCCCGCTGCACCCTTTCGTATGCCGCCCGGAGCGAAACGCACGCCATGCCGGCTCAGCCATTCGACGGCCTTGGGCAGGTCGTCGATCCACAGGCCGACGTGGTTCAGCGGCGTCTGGTGCACCGCCGGCTTCTTCGCCGCATCCAGCGGCTGCATCAGGTCCACCTCCACCTTGAACGGGCCGGTGCCGATGGCGCAGATGTCCTCGTCGACGTTCTCGCGCTCGCTGCGGAACGTGCCCGTCACTTCCAGCCCGAACATCTCCACCCACAGCTTGCGCAGTCGCTCCTTGTCGGGGCCGCCGATGGCGACCTGCTGGATGCCGAGGACCTTGAAGGGGCGTGTCATGTCGGGGCCTTGAGTTCGTCCAGGTGGATGGATTGTGCGCGGCGTTTGGCGCCGCGGATGTCCCGGACCGCCAGCTCGACCGTGCGCGCGGCCCAGTCGACGTCGACGGTGCCGAAGTTCAGGCCGGTGAACGGCGGGCCGACGCGGTTGGGACCCGCCTCGTTGTTCGATTCGAAGGAGTGCGTGACACCGCTGGAGGTGATGTCGTGCAGCGGATACGGCGTGCCGTCCGTTTCGCGGTAGATCGCCCCGATGTGCCGGTCGCCGGAGAGGAAGACGATACCGTTCGCGCGCGTGCGCTTCACCAGGTCGTAGAGCTTCTGGCGCTCCAGCGGTAAGTTGCCCCAGCGCTCCCAGCCATGGCCGTCGGCAACGACCTGCACGCTCGACACGATGAGCCGCAGGTCGGCAGGCTGCCGCAGCTGCTCCTCCAGCCAGGCCCACTGCTGCGGGCCGAGCATGGTCTTGGCAGGGTCCGCATCGGGCACGTAGCGCTCCTTGCCGGGCGCATTGCGTTCGTCGGTGCGTTTCAGGGGCGAGCGGAACCAGCGCGTGTCGA carries:
- a CDS encoding VOC family protein; the encoded protein is MTRPFKVLGIQQVAIGGPDKERLRKLWVEMFGLEVTGTFRSERENVDEDICAIGTGPFKVEVDLMQPLDAAKKPAVHQTPLNHVGLWIDDLPKAVEWLSRHGVRFAPGGIRKGAAGFDICFVHPKGSEESPVGGEGVLIELVQAPPEVISAFERLALTWS
- a CDS encoding alkaline phosphatase D family protein; the protein is MLLRRRQFVAWGASALAGCAAAPARLAGHTVIGFASCTEQSHPQPMWDTILAQRPDFFVFAGDNVYADRPPFSLAVLRDAYAMQEAVPGFARLRATVPHMAIWDDGDYGENDGGADFAFKQPSKDEFLKFWRAPADDPRRAREGLYDARMVAGRVQVIVLDTRWFRSPLKRTDERNAPGKERYVPDADPAKTMLGPQQWAWLEEQLRQPADLRLIVSSVQVVADGHGWERWGNLPLERQKLYDLVKRTRANGIVFLSGDRHIGAIYRETDGTPYPLHDITSSGVTHSFESNNEAGPNRVGPPFTGLNFGTVDVDWAARTVELAVRDIRGAKRRAQSIHLDELKAPT